In a genomic window of Panthera tigris isolate Pti1 chromosome D4, P.tigris_Pti1_mat1.1, whole genome shotgun sequence:
- the ZER1 gene encoding protein zer-1 homolog isoform X1, whose protein sequence is MASDTPESLMALCTDFCLRNLDGTLGYLLDKETLRLHPDIFLPSEICDRLVNEYVELVNAACNFEPHESFFSLFSDPRSTRLTRIHLREDLVQDQDLEAIRKQDLVELYLTNCEKLSAKSLQTLRSFSHTLVSLSLFGCANIFYEEENPGGCEDECLVNPTCQVLVKDFTFEGFSRLRFLNLGRMIDGVPVESLLRPLSSLAALDLSGIQTSDAAFLTQWKDSLVSLVLYNMDLSDDHIRVIVQLHKLRHLDISRDRLSSYYKFKLTRKVLSLFVQKLGNLMSLDISGHMILENCSISKMDEEAGQTSIEPSKSSIMPFRALKRPLQFLGLFETSLCRLTHIPAYKVSGDKNEEQVLNAIEAYTEHRPEITSRAINLLFDIARIERCNQLLRALKLVITALKCHKYDKNIQVTGSAALFYLTNSEYRSEQSIRLRRQVIQVVLNGMESYQEVTVQRNCCLTLCNFSIPEELEFQYRRVNELLLSILNPTRQDESIQRIAVHLCNALVCQVDNDHKEAVGKMGFVVTMLKLIQKKLLDKICDQVMEFSWSALWNITDETPDNCEMFLNFNGMKLFLDCLKEFPEKQELHRNMLGLLGNVAEVKELRPQLMTSQFISVFSNLLESKADGIEVSYNACGVLSHIMFDGPEAWGICEPQREEVEERMWAAIQSWDINSRRNINYRSFEPILRLLPQGISPVSQHWATWALYNLVSVYPDKYCPLLIKEGGLPLLKDMIKMATARQETKEMARKVIEHCSNFKEENMDTSR, encoded by the exons ATGGCGTCCGACACCCCCGAGTCCCTGATGGCCCTCTGCACCGACTTCTGCTTGCGCAACCTGGATGGCACCTTGGGCTACCTGCTGGACAAGGAGACTCTGCGGCTACATCCAGACATCTTCCTACCCAGCGAGATCTGCGACCGGCTCGTCAATGA gtaTGTGGAGCTGGTCAACGCCGCCTGCAACTTTGAGCCCCACGAGAGCTTCTTCAGCCTTTTCTCCGACCCCCGCAGCACCCGCCTCACCCGGATCCACCTCCGTGAGGACCTGGTACAGGACCAGGACCTGGAGGCCATCCGCAAGCAG GACCTGGTGGAGCTGTACCTGACCAACTGCGAGAAGCTGTCCGCCAAGAGCCTGCAGACGCTGAGGAGCTTCAGCCACACCCTCGTATCCCTGAGCCTCTTCGGCTGTGCAAACATTTTCTATGAGGAGGAGAACCCAGGGGGCTGTGAAGACGAGTGCCTCGTCAATCCCACCTGCCAGGTGCTGGTCAAGGACTTCACCTTCGAGGGCTTCAGCCGCCTACGCTTCCTCAACTTGGGCCGCATGATCGACGGGGTCCCTGTGGAGTCCCTGCTACGGCCTCTCAGCTCACTGGCTGCCTTGGACCTCTCGGGCATCCAGACGAGCGACGCGGCCTTCCTAACCCAGTGGAAAGACAGCCTGGTGTCCCTTGTGCTCTACAACATGGACCTGTCAGATGACCACATCCGGGTCATCGTCCAGCTGCACAAGCTGCG ACACCTGGACATCTCCCGAGACCGCCTCTCCAGCTACTACAAGTTCAAGCTGACTCGCAAGGTGCTGAGCCTCTTTGTGCAAAAGCTGGGGAACCTGATGTCTCTGGACATCTCTGGCCACATGATCCTGGAGAACTGCAGCATCTCCAAGATGGACGAGGAGGCAGGGCAGACTAG CATCGAGCCTTCCAAGAGCAGCATCATGCCTTTCCGGGCCCTGAAGAGGCCACTGCAGTTCCTTGGGCTCTTCGAGACCTCCCTGTGCCGCCTCACACACATTCCCGCCTACAAa GTAAGTGGTGACAAAAATGAGGAGCAGGTGCTGAATGCCATCGAGGCCTACACAGAGCACAGGCCTGAGATCACCTCACGGGCCATCAACCTGCTTTTTGACATCGCACGCATCGAGCGCTGCAACCAGCTTCTGCGGGCCCTGAAG CTGGTCATCACGGCCCTCAAGTGCCACAAGTATGACAAGAACATTCAAGTCACAGGCAGCGCTGCCCTCTTCTACCTGACCAATTCTGAGTACCGCTCTGAGCAGAGCATCAGGCTGCGCCGACAGGTCATCCAGGTGGTGCTGAACGGCATGGAGTCCTACCAGGAGGTGACG GTCCAGCGGAACTGCTGCTTGACTCTCTGTAACTTCAGCATCCCCGAGGAGCTAGAATTCCAGTACCGCCGGGTCAACGAGCTCCTGCTCAGTATCCTCAACCCCACGCGGCAGGACGAGTCCATCCAGCGTATCGCCGTGCACTTGTGCAACGCCCTGGTCTGCCAGGTGGACAACGACCACAAGGAGGCCGTGGGCAAGATGGGCTTTGTTGTG ACCATGCTGAAGCTGATTCAGAAGAAACTGCTAGACAAGATA TGTGACCAGGTGATGGAGTTCTCCTGGAGTGCCCTGTGGAACATCACGGACGAGACGCCGGACAACTGCGAGATGTTCCTCAACTTCAATGGCATGAAGCTCTTCCTGGACTGCCTGAAG GAATTCCCAGAGAAGCAGGAACTGCATCGGAATATGCTAGGACTCTTGGGGAATGTGGCAGAGGTGAAGGAGCTGCGGCCCCAACTAATGACTTCCCAATTTATCAGTGTCTTCAG CAACCTGCTGGAGAGCAAAGCTGACGGAATTGAGGTTTCGTACAATGCCTGCGGTGTCCTCTCCCACATCATGTTCGACGGGCCTGAGGCGTGGGGCATCTGCGAACCCCAgcgggaggaggtggaggaacgCATGTGGGCAGCCATCCAGAGCTGGGACATCAACTCACGGAGAAATATCAATTACAG GTCGTTTGAGCCAATTCTTCGTCTCCTTCCTCAGGGCATCTCCCCTGTCAGCCAGCACTGGGCCACCTGGGCCCTGTACAACCTTGTGTCTGTCTACC CGGACAAGTACTGCCCCCTGCTGATCAAAGAAGGGGGGCTGCCCCTTCTGAAGGACATGATCAAGATGGCCACCGCTCGGCAGGAGACCAAGGAAATGGCCCG CAAGGTGATTGAGCACTGCAGTAACTTTAAAGAGGAGAACATGGACACGTCCAGATAG
- the ZDHHC12 gene encoding palmitoyltransferase ZDHHC12 isoform X3, which yields MAPWALLSPGVLVRSGHTVLTWGITLVLFLHDTALRQWEEQGELLLPLTFLLLVLGSLLLYLAVSLMDPGYVNVQPQPQEEVKEEQTAMVPQAVPLRRCRYCLVLQPLRARHCRECRRCVRRYDHHCPWMENCVGERNHPLFVAYLALQLVVLLWGLYLACPGGSGCGPAGCCWPPSCCSLSSLWWRACSSPRTSTWWPATPPPGSSSPRTASPTSASAPATPSTAA from the exons ATGGCTCCCTGGGCGCTCCTCAGCCCTGGGGTCCTGGTGCGGAGCGGGCATACTGTGCTGACCTGGGGGATCACGCTGGTGCTCTTCCTGCACGATACCG CACTGCGGCAGTGGGAAGAGCAGGGGGAGCTTCTCCTGCCCCTTACCTTCCTGCTCCTCGTGCTGGGTTCCCTGCTGCTCTACCTGGCCGTGTCGCTCATGGACCCGGGCTATGTGAATGTCCAGCCCCAGCCGCAG GAGGAGGTCAAGGAGGAGCAGACAGCCATGGTTCCTCAAGCCGTCCCCCTTCGGCGCTGCAGATACTGCCTGGTGCTG CAGCCCCTGCGGGCCCGGCACTGCCGTGAGTGCCGTCGCTGCGTCCGCCGCTACGACCACCACTGCCCCTGGATGGAGAACTGCGTGGGGGAGCGCAACCACCCGCTCTTCGTGGCCTACCTGGCGCTGCAGCTGGTGGTGCTTCTGTGGGGCCTGTACCTGGCATG CCCTGGGGGCTCTGGCTGCGGTCCAGCGGGCTGCTGTTGGCCACCttcctgctgctctctctcttctctttggtgGCGGGCCTGCTCCTCGCCTCGCACCTCTACCTGGTGGCCAGCAACACCACCACCTGGGAGTTCATCTCCTCGCACCGCATCGCCTACCTCCGCCAGCGCCCCGGCAACCCCTTCGACCGCGGCCTGA
- the ZDHHC12 gene encoding palmitoyltransferase ZDHHC12 isoform X1 — protein sequence MAPWALLSPGVLVRSGHTVLTWGITLVLFLHDTALRQWEEQGELLLPLTFLLLVLGSLLLYLAVSLMDPGYVNVQPQPQEEVKEEQTAMVPQAVPLRRCRYCLVLQPLRARHCRECRRCVRRYDHHCPWMENCVGERNHPLFVAYLALQLVVLLWGLYLAWSGLHFFQPWGLWLRSSGLLLATFLLLSLFSLVAGLLLASHLYLVASNTTTWEFISSHRIAYLRQRPGNPFDRGLTRNLAHFFCGWPSGSWETLWAEGEEEGEEGSSQAV from the exons ATGGCTCCCTGGGCGCTCCTCAGCCCTGGGGTCCTGGTGCGGAGCGGGCATACTGTGCTGACCTGGGGGATCACGCTGGTGCTCTTCCTGCACGATACCG CACTGCGGCAGTGGGAAGAGCAGGGGGAGCTTCTCCTGCCCCTTACCTTCCTGCTCCTCGTGCTGGGTTCCCTGCTGCTCTACCTGGCCGTGTCGCTCATGGACCCGGGCTATGTGAATGTCCAGCCCCAGCCGCAG GAGGAGGTCAAGGAGGAGCAGACAGCCATGGTTCCTCAAGCCGTCCCCCTTCGGCGCTGCAGATACTGCCTGGTGCTG CAGCCCCTGCGGGCCCGGCACTGCCGTGAGTGCCGTCGCTGCGTCCGCCGCTACGACCACCACTGCCCCTGGATGGAGAACTGCGTGGGGGAGCGCAACCACCCGCTCTTCGTGGCCTACCTGGCGCTGCAGCTGGTGGTGCTTCTGTGGGGCCTGTACCTGGCATG GTCTGGCCTCCATTTCTTCCAGCCCTGGGGGCTCTGGCTGCGGTCCAGCGGGCTGCTGTTGGCCACCttcctgctgctctctctcttctctttggtgGCGGGCCTGCTCCTCGCCTCGCACCTCTACCTGGTGGCCAGCAACACCACCACCTGGGAGTTCATCTCCTCGCACCGCATCGCCTACCTCCGCCAGCGCCCCGGCAACCCCTTCGACCGCGGCCTGACCCGCAACCTGGCCCACTTCTTCTGCGGATGGCCCTCAGGGTCCTGGGAGACCCTGTGGGccgagggggaggaggagggggaggagggcagcagcCAGGCGGTGTAG
- the ZER1 gene encoding protein zer-1 homolog isoform X2, giving the protein MASDTPESLMALCTDFCLRNLDGTLGYLLDKETLRLHPDIFLPSEICDRLVNEYVELVNAACNFEPHESFFSLFSDPRSTRLTRIHLREDLVQDQDLEAIRKQDLVELYLTNCEKLSAKSLQTLRSFSHTLVSLSLFGCANIFYEEENPGGCEDECLVNPTCQVLVKDFTFEGFSRLRFLNLGRMIDGVPVESLLRPLSSLAALDLSGIQTSDAAFLTQWKDSLVSLVLYNMDLSDDHIRVIVQLHKLRHLDISRDRLSSYYKFKLTRKVLSLFVQKLGNLMSLDISGHMILENCSISKMDEEAGQTSIEPSKSSIMPFRALKRPLQFLGLFETSLCRLTHIPAYKVSGDKNEEQVLNAIEAYTEHRPEITSRAINLLFDIARIERCNQLLRALKLVITALKCHKYDKNIQVTGSAALFYLTNSEYRSEQSIRLRRQVIQVVLNGMESYQEVQRNCCLTLCNFSIPEELEFQYRRVNELLLSILNPTRQDESIQRIAVHLCNALVCQVDNDHKEAVGKMGFVVTMLKLIQKKLLDKICDQVMEFSWSALWNITDETPDNCEMFLNFNGMKLFLDCLKEFPEKQELHRNMLGLLGNVAEVKELRPQLMTSQFISVFSNLLESKADGIEVSYNACGVLSHIMFDGPEAWGICEPQREEVEERMWAAIQSWDINSRRNINYRSFEPILRLLPQGISPVSQHWATWALYNLVSVYPDKYCPLLIKEGGLPLLKDMIKMATARQETKEMARKVIEHCSNFKEENMDTSR; this is encoded by the exons ATGGCGTCCGACACCCCCGAGTCCCTGATGGCCCTCTGCACCGACTTCTGCTTGCGCAACCTGGATGGCACCTTGGGCTACCTGCTGGACAAGGAGACTCTGCGGCTACATCCAGACATCTTCCTACCCAGCGAGATCTGCGACCGGCTCGTCAATGA gtaTGTGGAGCTGGTCAACGCCGCCTGCAACTTTGAGCCCCACGAGAGCTTCTTCAGCCTTTTCTCCGACCCCCGCAGCACCCGCCTCACCCGGATCCACCTCCGTGAGGACCTGGTACAGGACCAGGACCTGGAGGCCATCCGCAAGCAG GACCTGGTGGAGCTGTACCTGACCAACTGCGAGAAGCTGTCCGCCAAGAGCCTGCAGACGCTGAGGAGCTTCAGCCACACCCTCGTATCCCTGAGCCTCTTCGGCTGTGCAAACATTTTCTATGAGGAGGAGAACCCAGGGGGCTGTGAAGACGAGTGCCTCGTCAATCCCACCTGCCAGGTGCTGGTCAAGGACTTCACCTTCGAGGGCTTCAGCCGCCTACGCTTCCTCAACTTGGGCCGCATGATCGACGGGGTCCCTGTGGAGTCCCTGCTACGGCCTCTCAGCTCACTGGCTGCCTTGGACCTCTCGGGCATCCAGACGAGCGACGCGGCCTTCCTAACCCAGTGGAAAGACAGCCTGGTGTCCCTTGTGCTCTACAACATGGACCTGTCAGATGACCACATCCGGGTCATCGTCCAGCTGCACAAGCTGCG ACACCTGGACATCTCCCGAGACCGCCTCTCCAGCTACTACAAGTTCAAGCTGACTCGCAAGGTGCTGAGCCTCTTTGTGCAAAAGCTGGGGAACCTGATGTCTCTGGACATCTCTGGCCACATGATCCTGGAGAACTGCAGCATCTCCAAGATGGACGAGGAGGCAGGGCAGACTAG CATCGAGCCTTCCAAGAGCAGCATCATGCCTTTCCGGGCCCTGAAGAGGCCACTGCAGTTCCTTGGGCTCTTCGAGACCTCCCTGTGCCGCCTCACACACATTCCCGCCTACAAa GTAAGTGGTGACAAAAATGAGGAGCAGGTGCTGAATGCCATCGAGGCCTACACAGAGCACAGGCCTGAGATCACCTCACGGGCCATCAACCTGCTTTTTGACATCGCACGCATCGAGCGCTGCAACCAGCTTCTGCGGGCCCTGAAG CTGGTCATCACGGCCCTCAAGTGCCACAAGTATGACAAGAACATTCAAGTCACAGGCAGCGCTGCCCTCTTCTACCTGACCAATTCTGAGTACCGCTCTGAGCAGAGCATCAGGCTGCGCCGACAGGTCATCCAGGTGGTGCTGAACGGCATGGAGTCCTACCAGGAG GTCCAGCGGAACTGCTGCTTGACTCTCTGTAACTTCAGCATCCCCGAGGAGCTAGAATTCCAGTACCGCCGGGTCAACGAGCTCCTGCTCAGTATCCTCAACCCCACGCGGCAGGACGAGTCCATCCAGCGTATCGCCGTGCACTTGTGCAACGCCCTGGTCTGCCAGGTGGACAACGACCACAAGGAGGCCGTGGGCAAGATGGGCTTTGTTGTG ACCATGCTGAAGCTGATTCAGAAGAAACTGCTAGACAAGATA TGTGACCAGGTGATGGAGTTCTCCTGGAGTGCCCTGTGGAACATCACGGACGAGACGCCGGACAACTGCGAGATGTTCCTCAACTTCAATGGCATGAAGCTCTTCCTGGACTGCCTGAAG GAATTCCCAGAGAAGCAGGAACTGCATCGGAATATGCTAGGACTCTTGGGGAATGTGGCAGAGGTGAAGGAGCTGCGGCCCCAACTAATGACTTCCCAATTTATCAGTGTCTTCAG CAACCTGCTGGAGAGCAAAGCTGACGGAATTGAGGTTTCGTACAATGCCTGCGGTGTCCTCTCCCACATCATGTTCGACGGGCCTGAGGCGTGGGGCATCTGCGAACCCCAgcgggaggaggtggaggaacgCATGTGGGCAGCCATCCAGAGCTGGGACATCAACTCACGGAGAAATATCAATTACAG GTCGTTTGAGCCAATTCTTCGTCTCCTTCCTCAGGGCATCTCCCCTGTCAGCCAGCACTGGGCCACCTGGGCCCTGTACAACCTTGTGTCTGTCTACC CGGACAAGTACTGCCCCCTGCTGATCAAAGAAGGGGGGCTGCCCCTTCTGAAGGACATGATCAAGATGGCCACCGCTCGGCAGGAGACCAAGGAAATGGCCCG CAAGGTGATTGAGCACTGCAGTAACTTTAAAGAGGAGAACATGGACACGTCCAGATAG
- the ZDHHC12 gene encoding palmitoyltransferase ZDHHC12 isoform X2, translating to MAPWALLSPGVLVRSGHTVLTWGITLVLFLHDTALRQWEEQGELLLPLTFLLLVLGSLLLYLAVSLMDPGYVNVQPQPQEEVKEEQTAMVPQAVPLRRCRYCLVLQPLRARHCRECRRCVRRYDHHCPWMENCVGERNHPLFVAYLALQLVVLLWGLYLAWGSPGHPRPPPALVSISVPALQVWPPFLPALGALAAVQRAAVGHLPAALSLLFGGGPAPRLAPLPGGQQHHHLGVHLLAPHRLPPPAPRQPLRPRPDPQPGPLLLRMALRVLGDPVGRGGGGGGGGQQPGGVGLPEARPPSCA from the exons ATGGCTCCCTGGGCGCTCCTCAGCCCTGGGGTCCTGGTGCGGAGCGGGCATACTGTGCTGACCTGGGGGATCACGCTGGTGCTCTTCCTGCACGATACCG CACTGCGGCAGTGGGAAGAGCAGGGGGAGCTTCTCCTGCCCCTTACCTTCCTGCTCCTCGTGCTGGGTTCCCTGCTGCTCTACCTGGCCGTGTCGCTCATGGACCCGGGCTATGTGAATGTCCAGCCCCAGCCGCAG GAGGAGGTCAAGGAGGAGCAGACAGCCATGGTTCCTCAAGCCGTCCCCCTTCGGCGCTGCAGATACTGCCTGGTGCTG CAGCCCCTGCGGGCCCGGCACTGCCGTGAGTGCCGTCGCTGCGTCCGCCGCTACGACCACCACTGCCCCTGGATGGAGAACTGCGTGGGGGAGCGCAACCACCCGCTCTTCGTGGCCTACCTGGCGCTGCAGCTGGTGGTGCTTCTGTGGGGCCTGTACCTGGCATG GGGCTCCCCGGGgcacccccgccctcccccggcCTTGGTCTCCATCTCTGTTCCTGCCCTGCAGGTCTGGCCTCCATTTCTTCCAGCCCTGGGGGCTCTGGCTGCGGTCCAGCGGGCTGCTGTTGGCCACCttcctgctgctctctctcttctctttggtgGCGGGCCTGCTCCTCGCCTCGCACCTCTACCTGGTGGCCAGCAACACCACCACCTGGGAGTTCATCTCCTCGCACCGCATCGCCTACCTCCGCCAGCGCCCCGGCAACCCCTTCGACCGCGGCCTGACCCGCAACCTGGCCCACTTCTTCTGCGGATGGCCCTCAGGGTCCTGGGAGACCCTGTGGGccgagggggaggaggagggggaggagggcagcagcCAGGCGGTGTAGGGTTGCCGGAGGCAAGGCCACCATCTTGTGcctga